Within the Candidatus Cloacimonadota bacterium genome, the region ATAATGTCACCTCGCAGTTCGACGTTTCCGGCACAGAACAGCGTGCTGTTGATGATGTTGCCCCAGACCTCCAGGTCAGCCGGAGAGCGCAGTTCTTCCATGGTGTCGCTGATATCGCCTTCCACCACCAGTTTTTCGATAATCCCGATGCGGCCGTTCTCATCCACGCTTACAAAGCCTTTCCGCTCAGTTACAAAGTGGCGTTTGTCCAGGCTGAAGGTTACGTTGTCTCCGGCTACCAGCCCAGCCGCCTCCAGATCGAATTCCTCGTCCTGCAGCATTTCGCCGTAGATATCGTAAATAGAGCCCTGGCGATCAAAGATGTTGCTGCTGTAATCCGCGATCACGGTGCCAGCTTCGATGCAGGTAAGTCTGGCCAGTTCCTCCGGCCTCACCCGGCCAGTGAAGTTTTTGGCCTGGTTGAGGTCGAAAAAGTAGTTCAGCTTGCTTTCACCCTTCACGCGGTCGCACATGGCAATAGGGAAGGGAATATCAAAATCCTTTTCCAAGCCGTGTTTACGCATATATCTGGCTGCTTCTTCAAAGCCTGTTTTGATGCCGGCTTCTTCGATCAGGTCCAGAATGTCCTGCTCGTCGATCAGCCTGCCGTGAGAGCGGATGGTAAGCCAGGCAGATAGCCTGTCATCGCGCAGCTCCAGTCTCAGAGTTCCAGCCCGGTTGGTGAGGATCTTATTCATATTCAAGTCCGATTAAATTCATCTGGCGGTTGCTGGTCCTGTCCCGCCGGTAGGAATGATGCACAGCTGATTCCAATGTGCAAACAAACTGCTGTTCGATGTCGTAAAAAGGTATCCCGGCCGCGATCAGCTGCCTGAATATGGCCAGACGGAGATCCAGATGACGGGAGCCTGCCGGGGCAGCGTCAGCGGCGCAGCCCATTTCTTTCAGGCTGGTGTTAAAACTCTCCCAGGTTGCTTCATCCACCTCGTAGTGCCGAGCGCAGATGCCAGCGCCGATATGGGCTGTAATCTCGGCTGGCAGAATGCCATATTCATCCTGAAGCACCCGCACCGTTTTTCCGACGATATTCAGCCGGGTGCCTTCCCGTCCGCTGTGGATGGCTGCCACAGCGCGGTTTTGAGCGTCCTGAAGCAGTACGGGGTAGCAGTCAGCGGTACGGACCAGCAGATATTGACCAGGAACGGATGTGATCAAAGCGTCAACCCCCGCAATCTGGGAATGGTCGCCCCAGCCAGCGCCTCCATCCGCTTCAGAGCAGACGTGGATCCCAGCGCCGGCGATCTGTTCCGCGATCACGGTCCTCCCCTTGGGGATAATTTTACCGCCGATCCGGATGTCATCCTGAGCGCTCATTACTCTGCGATAATCCGGGGTTTTTTCGCCCAGATGCAGCCAGGTTTTCATCCTTCCACTCCGGGATACATCACCGTAACCTTCAGCGGGCGGTAGATTTCGGTATTGTGGTTTGTCACCAGCATGCGCTGGATGTGAGTTATCAAATGCGGGATATTGCGTAGCGCGTTCAGCGACCATAACAGGCAGATGCCAGCGCTGATGCTCAACGCGGTCTGCGGCCCCAGCTTACGGGTGAGTGAGCCAATCAGCAGGCTGCCGAAGGGCATCACAGACTGGAAGGTCATGGTGTAAACGCTCAGCACCCGACCACGCATATTGGGATCAACCACGCTTTGCAGAATGGTGTTGGTGGAGCTCATCTGAATAGTCATGCCCAGACCAATGAAGACCATGAAAACCAGGCTGAGCACGATGCTTCGGCTCTGAGCCAGGCCTATCAGGGCCAGATTGGCCACGCAGCCCAACACCGCTGTGATGTAGGGCAGGCCTTTAATGGTCTTCCGCCCTGCCATGTAAAAAGCGCTGGTCAATGCCCCGACCCCCGCGAAGGTAAGCAGCAGGCCTTGGGTGCCCGCATTTCCTTTCAGCACATCGCGCGCGAACACGGGAATGATGGAGCTATAGCTCATAGCGAGGAGCATGTACACGCCCAGGTTGGCGATCAGCCAACGCACCGGCAGACTGTGCCATGAATAGCTCCAACCTTCTTTGATCTTGCTGAGGATGGGCACTCCGCTGGGTTTGAGGGGTGGATAGTTGATCCGGATGGTCAGCAGTGAGGCAATTACCGCCAGATAGGCTACTGCGCTGATCAGAAAGCAAATGCCTTCGCCAAAGGCTACGATCATCGCCCCACCGATGGATGGGCCAATCAACCGGGCAGAATTGAACATGGCGGAATTGGTTGCGATGGCGTTCGGCAGCAGACTGCGCTTGGAAACCAGGTCCAGCACGAAATTCTGCCTGAACGGTGCGTCAATGCCTTCCACGATGCCCTGCCAGAGTGCCAGCACGATCAGCGGCCACCAGCGGTCCTCGTTGATGAAACCGCTTAGCACTCCCGCTGACAACAGACTGGCCTGCACCATGAATAGCGATTGCGTGAGCACCAGCGTTTTGCGGCGGTCCCAGCGGTCGGCCCAAGCCCCGGCGAAAGGGCTCACGAACAGCGACGGAATCATGCTCAGGAAGCCGATCAGGCCAAGCAAAAAAGCGGAATTTGTGAGCCGGTAGATAAACCAGCTCATGGTTGTACGCTGCACCCAAATTCCGATCACCGAGAAAAAGTGCCCGGAAAAATAGATGCGGTAGTTGCGAACGGTGAGGCTGATGAAGCGCTCACGCAATTTGCTCAGCAGCCATCCAGCAGCCTTTGCCAGCGCTGATCCTCCTGCGGGATTCATCTGTTCCCGCTCAGGCCTGCCCTTCCTGGGCCGATTTCTTGCTGTGTTCGAAACGCAGTTCTCTGGCTTTCTCATACTTGGCCAGCACCTGCTCCCGGTCCGTGTCGTCGATGTTGGCCAGCACGAATTCAAAAATCTCGTCGGTGCCCAGGGTTTCCTTCTCAAAAAGTTCGGCAGCCAGTTTTTCCAATAGATCGCGCCTCTTTTTCAAGATGTCCAATGCCTTGTCATAGGCGCGGGTGATGAAACCGCGGATCTCGCTGTCCACCAAATGCGCCGTTTCGTTGCTGTGCACATCGCGGCCGATGAGTTCCTTGCCCAGATAAACTTCACTCTGCTCCTTGCCGATGGTCATCGGACCGAAGGCTTCGCTCATGCCCCAGGAGCAGACCATCTTTTTGGCGATCTCCGTAACCCGATCCAGATCGTTGCCTGCTCCGGTGGTGAGTTCCCCGAAAACTATCTCCTCCGCGGCGCGTCCGCCCAGGATCTTGGTCATAAGCTGTTCCAGATAGCCACGCGAATAGCCGGTCTTGTCCGTCTGCAAGAAGTGGGTGGCGCCTGCTGTGAAGCCGCGCGGGATGATCGAAACCTTGTGCACCGGCTCTGTCTTGTCCTGGAAAATGGAAGCGAGCACATGCCCGATCTCGTGGATGGAGGTAAGCTTTTTATCTTCGTCGGGGATCACCCTGCTCTTCTTTTCCTTGCCCAAGGTCAGTTTGTCCTTGGCTTCCTCGAAATCGCTCATGTTGATTTTTTGCTTGTTTTGTCTGGCCGCGATCAGCGCCGCCTCGTTCACGATATTCGCCAAATCGGCTCCGCTGAAGCCCGGTGTTCCGCGCGCGATCAGCTCCAGATGCACATCTTCAGCCAGCGGCACTTTGGCAGAGTGCACTTTCAGGATTTCGGTGCGGCCTTTGATGTCGGGCAGGTCAACCGTCATCTGGCGGTCGAAGCGTCCCGGACGTAGCAGCGCGGGATCCAGGATGTCAGGCCGGTTGGTGGCGGCGATGATGATCACGGCTTCGTTTGGCTCAAAGCCGTCCATCTCCACCAGCAGTTGGTTCAACGTTTGTTCGCGTTCGTCGTGACCGCCGCCTAGCCCGGTTCCCCGGTGTCGGCCCACAGCGTCGATTTCGTCGATGAAAGTGATGCAAGGCGCGTTCTTCTTCGCCTGCTCAAAAAGGTCACGCACCCTCGCGGCGCCGACGCCCACAAACATTTCCACAAAGTCCGAGCCGCTGATGCTGTAGAACGGCACCCCCGCCTCGCCGGAAACGGCCTTGGCCAGAAGCGTCTTGCCCGTCCCAGGACGTCCCATCAGCAATACTCCGCGCGGGATGCGTCCTCCCAGCCGCTGGAATTTCTTCGGGTCCTTCAGAAACTCCACGATTTCCTGCAGTTCCTCTTTGGCCTCGTCCACCCCGGCCACATCCTTGAAAGTGATGTTGCTGCGGCTGCCTTCATGCATGCGGGCCCGGCTTTTGCCAAAGCTGAAGGCCCTGGCGTTCTGGTTGTTCATGCCCCGCATCAGGAACCACCAAAATCCGATCAGCAGCACAAAAGGGATCAGGTAGGAAAGGATTCCCGTCCAGCGCGGCGGTTTTTTGGTTATCACCACCACATTCTGCGCCCGCAATTGTTCGATCAGGCTGGGATCGTCAACCGGAGGCAGCAGGGTGTGGAATTTCTTGCCTTCCCGGGTTTGGTAAACGATGTCCTGCTCTGTGAAGGTCACCGATTTTACCTGTTGCTTTTCCAGCGCGGCGGCGAATTGTGAATAGTTTGCCTCGCCAATATGCTCCTGTCCACTGAACCAGCTGAACACCATCAGCGCCACCAGTGCCAGGATCACTATCACAAAGGTCCAGGAAACAGGGGCTCTGGCCGGCTGGCGTAGCTGCTGGTCAGGCTGCAGGTCACGCGGTGTTCGTGGCGGCGTTTGCGGCTGTTTATAGCTGTCTCTTTCGCCCGGTTTTTTCCGCTTGAGCAGAAAGATGCGCACCGCGCTGATCACTGTGATGGCCACCAAGGCTATCACAAACCACAGCAGCAGATCTGAAAACTGTTGCGCCACCTGGTTGCTCTGAGCCACATCCCTGGCCCTCTGGGCCGGAAAGGACAGGCTGTCGGCTGCTGACAAAGCCAGGCTCAGCACCAGTAGCGCTATTATGGTAACTGTATGTTTCATGAATAGATCTCTTCCTTTAGGATGCCGATGTAGGGCAGGTTGCGGTATTGGGATTTGAAATCCAGCCCGTATCCCACCACAAATTCATTGCCGATTTCGAAGCCCACATAGTCAAATTTAGCCTCCTGCTTGTGCGCCGCAGGCTTATCCAGCAGGACGCAAATCTTCAGGCTGGCGGGCTCGTGCTTGACCAGATAATCTTTGATGTATTGCAGCGAAAGCCCGCTGTCTACGATGTCTTCCACAACGATCACGTGCCTGCCAGTGATATCCACGTCGATATCCTTGCGAATCTTCACCACGCCGGAACTGGAGGTCTCAGCGCCATAGCTGGAGATGGCCAGAAAGTCGATTTCCAGGGGGATTGTGATACTGCGGCAGAGGTCGGCCAGAAATATGAAGCCGCCTTTCATGATGCCGATCAGCACCGGCACCGTGTCTTTATATTCGCCGGCGATTTGGCTGCCGATTTCGCGCACCCTTGCCTGGATGCGGTATTCGTCCAGCAGCACCTCTGCCAGGTCACGATTCATCTCATTCATTTTCCTCTCCTGTCTTTTTGCGGCTGGCCGCCCGCCGGGGCTTGGCCTTCAGGTTTTCCGCCGCTATCTTAAGAAAGCGCGTGCTGCCTTCGTCCAGCGCCACCCGCGCGTCCAGACGCTGCCCCGCGATCCAGATTATCTTCTCCCCGTCATCCAGCACAGGTACCAAATCGCGCTCAAATTTGCCCACTTTGGCGTTGATGAAAAAGTCTTTCAGTTTCACCAGGTTTTTCATACCCAGAGGCATGAACCTGTCGCCAGGCCTGCGGCTGCGGATGTTGAAGGGCCAATTGATCTTGTCCGCGTCCAGATAGACGTTCAGGGCGTCTTCATCGCGCCGGGTCGGCAATACTTTCAGCAGCTTGAAGGTAAAGCGGTGGTCTCCCCAAACTGTCCGGGCCCGGTCTTCCATCACCACCACCGGTTCAGGAACCGGCGGTGCCTCGCTTTCAAGCTCCAAACTCAATTCAGCGTAAACTTTTCTGGCTATCAACCCCCGCCCCAGTTGGATTTGCTTGCTGCCATCAGACTCCAGCAGGTCCAGGATGTCTTGGAAGTGGCGGCTGAAAAAATCCTTCCCGCTACCGCTGAGGACGCTGGTGAGCTCTTTCAAAACGTAATATTGTTCCAATCGCGTGCAGCGCTTCAAAGCCGGGATGGAAACGGTTATCCGCTCCGGCTCCTGCTCCAGCGTAATCCGCTTCACCAGGGTTTTAACCCTCTGCAGAACAAGCTCTTCCGCTGCCGCGAATATCTGGGCCTGTTCGCCCAAACTGCTGGCTATCCGCGGATTCAGTTCACGCTCAACCAAAGGCAACAGCGTGTGCCGCACCCAGTTGCGTTTGAAACTCTGGTCAGCGTTGCTGGCGTCCTCGCGCCAGGCGAGCTTCCGCTCCTCCAGCAAATCCACCAGTTCCCGCTTGTCAAAGCAGAGCAGCGGATGCGCGATCCTGCCGCTGCGGGGGCGGATTCCCGCCAGACCGCTTAAGCCCGCGCCGCGGAAGAGATTGAGCAGCATGGTCTCGCTCTGGTCGTTGTTGTGGTGCGCGGTTACGATCAAATCGAAGCGGTAGGCGTCCAGCACCTCTTCAAACACCCCCAGGCGCTTTTGCCGCGCCCGGTTTTCCAGGTCGCCGCCAGCCTCCAAACATATCTTGCGGATGATGAGGGGAACGCTCAGCTCCTGGCAATGCTGCTTTACAAGTTCAGCGTCCGCGTCGCTTTCCGACCCGCGAAGCTGATGGTCCACGTGCACAGCCAGCAGTGTGAGCTGGCGCAGGTTGCGCAACCGCGAGAACAGCAACAGTAGAGCCACTGAGTCCGCCCCGCCAGAAACGCAGAGCAATAGCTTCGCCCCGGCGGAAAAGATCTGCTGATTCCGCACATAACTGTCTAATCTTGCAAGGGCTTGCTTCAGCTTGGGCATTAGCGCTCCTGTCGCTTTATTCTTGGTAAGTTAGCTTTTTACGACCGCATTGCTTGTCAAGTTCCTTTTTCTCATGCGCCTCGTTGAAAAAGGTTCTACATATTCTATGGACCCTCTCTTAAAATTACAAATTTCCTCACACCCCCAAACACATGCAGATAAAGCTGTAGGTGTCCGCGGTGTATTCCAGGCTTTTGGAAAGGCTGCTGGGTCCGTGCGCGGAAGAGGTTTGTGTGTAGAGCAGGGCCATGCCATCCGGATCTGCCTTGTCCTGCATGGTGGCGGCAAACTTAAAGGAATGGCCGGGCACCACGCGGTCGTCGTGATCGGCGGTCAGAACCATTGTATCCGGATAACGTGTTCCCTCTTTGATGTTGTGCAAGGGTGAGTAGGACAGCAGGTTGCGGAAGTGCTGCTCTTCGTCCGGATTGCCATAATCCGCCATCCAGTTCCAGCCGCAGGTGAATTTGTGGAAGCGCAGCATATCCAGCACGCCCATGGCGGGAACCGCCGCCCGGAAGAGGTCCGGCCTTTGCGTCAGGCAGGCACCCACCAGCAATCCACCATTGGAACCTCCATTAATGGCCAGCATTTCGGGATTGGTGTAGCCTTCCCGGATCAGGTATTCCGCGGCGGCAATGAAGTCGTCGAATACGTTTTGCTTGTTCAGCAGCTTGCCGGCATCATGCCAGCGCTTGCCGTATTCGCCACCTCCGCGCAGGTTTGCCACGGCACAGATGGATCCCTTTTCCAGCAAGCAGATACGTGCTGTGGAAAAGGACGGCATCAGGGCAATATCAAAGCCGCCATAGCCATACAGCAGCACGGGGGCCTTGCCATCGCGGGGAATATCGTTGCGGTGGATGAGGGTCATGGGAATGAGAGTGCCGTCTTTGGATGGGTAGAAAACCTGCTCGGACACGATGGCGCTGAGATCGGCCTGCACAGGATCGGTGTGGTGATGGGTGAAGCTGTCGCCGGGGATATCGTAGCGGTAAATCTCGCCCGGGCGCACATAGGAACTGAAATAGAAGTAGGCTTCCGGATCCTCCTTTTTCCCAAAGCCGATGCCGACCGTGCCCTGATAAGGCATCTGTATCTCACGTAGAAACTTTCCGTCCGGATCCAGCACTTCCACCCGGGAGCATACATCCCTGGTGAAGATCGCGATCAGCTTGCCGCCCACCGGGCTTGCTGAATCCAGCCGGTAATCCCGCTCCGGAATCACTTCCTGCCAGTGCTCTTCCTCTGGATGGTCCAGATGAAATTTCACCAGCCGGTGGTTGGGGGCGTCCTTGTTTGTAAATAGGTAAAAGCAATCCTCCTCAAAGCTGTCGAACGGATAATAATCATGCTCGAAGCCATCGAACAGCACCTTGAACGGCAGTTTTGGATCATCCACGGGACGGTAGAGAACGCGGTTTCCGGGTGAAGCTCCTCTTTCATACATGAAGAGATATTTTTCATCATCAGAAACCCAGCACCCCCGGAAACGCCTGGGATTTACGGCATCTTCATACACCAGGACGTCCTCCTCCTGAGGGGTGCCCAGCTTGTGATACCACACATTCTGGCCAGGATCGCCCTGGACGCCATCCTGCGTGGGTAGATAACGGCTGTAGAAGAAACCGTCCCTGTACCACTCCGCGCCGGTGTGGCGCATGTCCTTCAGTTTGTCTGGCAGCCACTCCCTGGTAATGGTATCGATGGTCCACAGCTCACCGGCATCAGCTCCGGCGGCCGATACCAGAAAGGTAAAATACCGGAAGTCCTTTGATTTCCCCACAGAATAGACCGTGGTGGTGCCGTCCGGGGACATGGTGTTGGGGTCCAGAAACAGCTCTTCCGGTCCGTCCTGACGCTTGCGGTAAATCACCCACTGGTTCTGCAGGCCATCGTTCCGGTGGTAATAATACCACTCGCCATACTTGATGGGCGCGGTTTGGCGGGGGTAATTCACCAGTTCCTGCATCCGTTCCAGCATGGCTTTACGGCCAGGATACTGGTTCAATATAGATTCCGTGAGGGCTTGCTGGGCCTGGGTCCAAGCGATCACTTCCGGATCGTGGTCATTTTCCAGCCAGCGGTAGGGATCCGGCACCTTGACGCCGAAGAATTCATCGATCGTGCCGTCTTTTCGGGTTCTGGGGTATTGCATGGTTTTACCTGCCTGATATTATTGCTATTGTTTTGCGTGATTGAGGCTCTTCCCAGGGGAACTTCATTTCAGCTTTTCCAAGCTATCTTGCCAATATGACGCTTCGGCGGGCGCCGGTACTGGTGGGTCAACGTGTACCGGGTCCGTGGCACTCTTAACCAGCCTGAGACATAGCATTGGGTAATGCGGTATGTTGTCAATGAAATTCTTTGGCTGGGCTTTTCCCCTTGCAATGTCCCGTTGGTCACGTCCTTAGCGCCCGCGACCGTCCCCCTCCCACGCCGCCCGCCAAATCCTCGCATCAAATGCGGGCATCATGCGGGAGGCAACTCCGGGGTTCAGCACAGGGCCTTAACGGCCAGACCTCATCGCTTCTCCCAGGCCAGACGCTGGCGTCGAGCAAGGGACGAGCATCGACGCCAGCAAGGAACTATTCTTCCATTAGTTCCTGCCGTCCATGCTCACCACGTTCGCTGTACGCCAGGCCAGACCAGGTCCCCGCTATCGGATGCCATGCCCCAGGCTAACCCACCATAGATTAACTTGAACAAAAAAAAGCCCGGCGGATTAACCACCGGGCCTTTATATACAGGGTCTGGAATTATTTAAGCAGGGTTGTTTTGGTCTGGTAAGCCTGACTGCCCGCCGTCATCACGATCTGATAGACGCCGTTGGAGAGGGTGTTTCCGTTGTAGTCAGTGCCGTCCCAGGTGATGCGGTAATTTCCGACGGCCTTGTTGCCCAGCTCGTAGTGTTTCACGATCTGCCCGCGGGAGTTGTAGATCTTGAAGCTCACATCGTTGTCCTTCGCCAGGCTGAAGGGGATGAATACCAGCGGGTTGAAGGGGTTCGGATACACGGCATGCAGCTTGGTGGCCAGCGGAATCTCCGGGGTGGGGTTGTCGCCCAGGGCGTTGTAGAAAACGCTCACGGGGCCGTGGTAATTCACGGCGCCGTCCAAGTCGTTGGTCTGCAGCCAGTAGTAATAGGTGCCGGTCTCATAGACCTCTGTGTCCTCGAACATATAGGTCTGCATCTGGGAGCTGTTGAGTGAGGGGATCAAAGGACTTACGTTCTGGGCCCCGGCGATGTCGCCGTCAGTGCCGCGGTAGATGTAATAGCCGCGCATCCCGGTCTCAGTCTGGGTAACCCAGGTGAGGGTGATGTAGTTCTGGGCGCTGATGGTGGCGGTGAAGGAGGCCAGTTCAACGGGCACGGGTCCATCAAGGGTCACAACTTCTTGTTCGTTGGAATTGCCGCTGGTGCCGTAGGCATTGTAAGCCCGCACCACATAGTAGTAGGTGGTTCCGGGGGCACGGCCGGTATCAACATTATATGAAGTGACATTGCCAACGTTTAGGTTTTGATATCCGGAGACATAGGTGACAGTTGTGCTGCCTGAGAAAGTGTGGGAACCCCAATTAGTGATTGTGTCGGCTGCATGACTGTCCCAGTCAGAGGCAGAATATATTGCTGAAGGAACAGACGCTGCCTCTTTCCTGACCAGAGTTACATCCTTGCCCCAATCGCTTGCATCGCCAATAGGACCGACCACATCAACCAAGTTGGCTCCATTGAAGATTGCCACAGCGTCATTGCCGTTGAAACCCATCACACTTGAATTGGTTGAGAGGTCATAATTTGTGCCAAAAATCGTCTGGTTACTGTTAACTATTCGGTACACGGAGCCATTAGCCAACGTACCTGACAAACCTAAAGTATAAGTGGGAATAGTTGCTCCGTTATTGTATTGTTTTAATGAATAGGAAGAGAGGTCTACTGATGCTCCGGTCCCATTATAGATCTCAATGCCCTTGTTGTTTGAACTGCCTTCAACATATTCGGAAATGAAGAGATCACTGGCATTACCCCCTGTTGTTTTGGTATAAACATCAAGGTAATATCCGGTGGCCCCACTGACAGCGTTCCAGTTGGCTGTGAAGCTGGTATTGGTAACACTGGTTGCTGCCGTTGCAGTAGGAACATTGGGCGGAGGAGGAGTGGTTACTTCACCGCTGCAGGTGACGGTCTTGTTTGTGGCTCCTGAGGAAGATAAAGTGATATCCTCATTGTTATAAGTTCCGATGGCCAGTCCGGCTTTCAGGCGCACGTAGATGGTTGTTTCATTTACACCAAGCTTTGCAGCGGTAAGAGTGAGGGATGAAGTGTAACCTGTATTCTCACTCAAAGAGATTTCATAGTTGGTAGGTGCTGTGAGAACGATGTCAGCAGTCAAGTCAGCTCCGCTAACGGTGAAGGTCTGGGCAGTGGAAGGTCCCGTGCCTTGATAGGTAAAACCAGTTAGTGTGGTTGGATTAACGGTGATAAGCGGAGTGGCGAGATAGATATTAATATCATCAATTTCCCAGCGGGTAGGGCTGTTAGTGGAGTAGTACTTGAATGCCAGATAGACGTTGGTGCCGCTGATGCCAGAGAGGTCAAGCACACCTGAAGAGGTTTCGCCGCCGCCTATACCGCCATTAGCAAAGGCAATCTCGGTCCAGGTGCTGGATGTGGGATCTCCCAAGCCAGGGTAGTTATTAGAGTATAAGAGCTTCAGATAGTTGTTGGCGTCGATGGTGCCATGAGTGGCGATGGTATTGAAGGTCATCCTTTCATTGCTGTAGTTGTTGAAATTGATGCCCGGAAGCACCAGCCAGTGTTCTTCCAAAGTGCTGCCATAACCGTTGCAGGAAGCGTTGTCATTGTTGTAAATATACCAGGGTTTAGTGCCAGCTATATCGTACCTGTAGGTTTGGCCCCAACCGGCGGAGAAGTCCTCTGTGTAGGGAATGGTGGTGGTTGCCGGGGCGATGACGGTGTAGCTTTGTTCGCTCGAGGTTGTGGTAGCGGAATCATCGTCCGTGGCATCGATCACATAATAGACTGTAGTGCCGGCTGTCTGAGCGGGGATGTTTGAATTGGTGG harbors:
- a CDS encoding DUF342 domain-containing protein → MNKILTNRAGTLRLELRDDRLSAWLTIRSHGRLIDEQDILDLIEEAGIKTGFEEAARYMRKHGLEKDFDIPFPIAMCDRVKGESKLNYFFDLNQAKNFTGRVRPEELARLTCIEAGTVIADYSSNIFDRQGSIYDIYGEMLQDEEFDLEAAGLVAGDNVTFSLDKRHFVTERKGFVSVDENGRIGIIEKLVVEGDISDTMEELRSPADLEVWGNIINSTLFCAGNVELRGDIINSTLNCRGDLVICGEIRDCCQPGVQIGGNLCCKGIKASRVLCQGSISFEDTVEGSEIAADGGLEAEKGSLRGGQIECGGNVVLRELGDPSGGETRLEITIGPYHKALLMQMTKELIRLKETPGENQSLIDDLNAQIKASETELDSELNRFLNRPGDERLGLRVLGTVHPPVLARVLKHEYKVQSRQNGLELWEKD
- a CDS encoding laccase domain-containing protein, producing MKTWLHLGEKTPDYRRVMSAQDDIRIGGKIIPKGRTVIAEQIAGAGIHVCSEADGGAGWGDHSQIAGVDALITSVPGQYLLVRTADCYPVLLQDAQNRAVAAIHSGREGTRLNIVGKTVRVLQDEYGILPAEITAHIGAGICARHYEVDEATWESFNTSLKEMGCAADAAPAGSRHLDLRLAIFRQLIAAGIPFYDIEQQFVCTLESAVHHSYRRDRTSNRQMNLIGLEYE
- a CDS encoding MFS transporter, translated to MNPAGGSALAKAAGWLLSKLRERFISLTVRNYRIYFSGHFFSVIGIWVQRTTMSWFIYRLTNSAFLLGLIGFLSMIPSLFVSPFAGAWADRWDRRKTLVLTQSLFMVQASLLSAGVLSGFINEDRWWPLIVLALWQGIVEGIDAPFRQNFVLDLVSKRSLLPNAIATNSAMFNSARLIGPSIGGAMIVAFGEGICFLISAVAYLAVIASLLTIRINYPPLKPSGVPILSKIKEGWSYSWHSLPVRWLIANLGVYMLLAMSYSSIIPVFARDVLKGNAGTQGLLLTFAGVGALTSAFYMAGRKTIKGLPYITAVLGCVANLALIGLAQSRSIVLSLVFMVFIGLGMTIQMSSTNTILQSVVDPNMRGRVLSVYTMTFQSVMPFGSLLIGSLTRKLGPQTALSISAGICLLWSLNALRNIPHLITHIQRMLVTNHNTEIYRPLKVTVMYPGVEG
- a CDS encoding ATP-dependent metallopeptidase FtsH/Yme1/Tma family protein, translated to MKHTVTIIALLVLSLALSAADSLSFPAQRARDVAQSNQVAQQFSDLLLWFVIALVAITVISAVRIFLLKRKKPGERDSYKQPQTPPRTPRDLQPDQQLRQPARAPVSWTFVIVILALVALMVFSWFSGQEHIGEANYSQFAAALEKQQVKSVTFTEQDIVYQTREGKKFHTLLPPVDDPSLIEQLRAQNVVVITKKPPRWTGILSYLIPFVLLIGFWWFLMRGMNNQNARAFSFGKSRARMHEGSRSNITFKDVAGVDEAKEELQEIVEFLKDPKKFQRLGGRIPRGVLLMGRPGTGKTLLAKAVSGEAGVPFYSISGSDFVEMFVGVGAARVRDLFEQAKKNAPCITFIDEIDAVGRHRGTGLGGGHDEREQTLNQLLVEMDGFEPNEAVIIIAATNRPDILDPALLRPGRFDRQMTVDLPDIKGRTEILKVHSAKVPLAEDVHLELIARGTPGFSGADLANIVNEAALIAARQNKQKINMSDFEEAKDKLTLGKEKKSRVIPDEDKKLTSIHEIGHVLASIFQDKTEPVHKVSIIPRGFTAGATHFLQTDKTGYSRGYLEQLMTKILGGRAAEEIVFGELTTGAGNDLDRVTEIAKKMVCSWGMSEAFGPMTIGKEQSEVYLGKELIGRDVHSNETAHLVDSEIRGFITRAYDKALDILKKRRDLLEKLAAELFEKETLGTDEIFEFVLANIDDTDREQVLAKYEKARELRFEHSKKSAQEGQA
- the hpt gene encoding hypoxanthine phosphoribosyltransferase, with amino-acid sequence MNEMNRDLAEVLLDEYRIQARVREIGSQIAGEYKDTVPVLIGIMKGGFIFLADLCRSITIPLEIDFLAISSYGAETSSSGVVKIRKDIDVDITGRHVIVVEDIVDSGLSLQYIKDYLVKHEPASLKICVLLDKPAAHKQEAKFDYVGFEIGNEFVVGYGLDFKSQYRNLPYIGILKEEIYS
- the tilS gene encoding tRNA lysidine(34) synthetase TilS codes for the protein MPKLKQALARLDSYVRNQQIFSAGAKLLLCVSGGADSVALLLLFSRLRNLRQLTLLAVHVDHQLRGSESDADAELVKQHCQELSVPLIIRKICLEAGGDLENRARQKRLGVFEEVLDAYRFDLIVTAHHNNDQSETMLLNLFRGAGLSGLAGIRPRSGRIAHPLLCFDKRELVDLLEERKLAWREDASNADQSFKRNWVRHTLLPLVERELNPRIASSLGEQAQIFAAAEELVLQRVKTLVKRITLEQEPERITVSIPALKRCTRLEQYYVLKELTSVLSGSGKDFFSRHFQDILDLLESDGSKQIQLGRGLIARKVYAELSLELESEAPPVPEPVVVMEDRARTVWGDHRFTFKLLKVLPTRRDEDALNVYLDADKINWPFNIRSRRPGDRFMPLGMKNLVKLKDFFINAKVGKFERDLVPVLDDGEKIIWIAGQRLDARVALDEGSTRFLKIAAENLKAKPRRAASRKKTGEENE
- a CDS encoding S9 family peptidase, which translates into the protein MQYPRTRKDGTIDEFFGVKVPDPYRWLENDHDPEVIAWTQAQQALTESILNQYPGRKAMLERMQELVNYPRQTAPIKYGEWYYYHRNDGLQNQWVIYRKRQDGPEELFLDPNTMSPDGTTTVYSVGKSKDFRYFTFLVSAAGADAGELWTIDTITREWLPDKLKDMRHTGAEWYRDGFFYSRYLPTQDGVQGDPGQNVWYHKLGTPQEEDVLVYEDAVNPRRFRGCWVSDDEKYLFMYERGASPGNRVLYRPVDDPKLPFKVLFDGFEHDYYPFDSFEEDCFYLFTNKDAPNHRLVKFHLDHPEEEHWQEVIPERDYRLDSASPVGGKLIAIFTRDVCSRVEVLDPDGKFLREIQMPYQGTVGIGFGKKEDPEAYFYFSSYVRPGEIYRYDIPGDSFTHHHTDPVQADLSAIVSEQVFYPSKDGTLIPMTLIHRNDIPRDGKAPVLLYGYGGFDIALMPSFSTARICLLEKGSICAVANLRGGGEYGKRWHDAGKLLNKQNVFDDFIAAAEYLIREGYTNPEMLAINGGSNGGLLVGACLTQRPDLFRAAVPAMGVLDMLRFHKFTCGWNWMADYGNPDEEQHFRNLLSYSPLHNIKEGTRYPDTMVLTADHDDRVVPGHSFKFAATMQDKADPDGMALLYTQTSSAHGPSSLSKSLEYTADTYSFICMCLGV